One window of Pelobates fuscus isolate aPelFus1 chromosome 9, aPelFus1.pri, whole genome shotgun sequence genomic DNA carries:
- the LOC134573649 gene encoding uncharacterized protein LOC134573649, with protein MRNCQDKFLDTLGPVTKLYELLESAQSTGAPVDFEVAFGWLQRLICMIGNANTAMSTERRKAILLKIEPKLANMASNEPGASANGLLFGESFVKDLGSYVKTFTALDKAQSSIKRVFSPKVFGGAGGRLTQFARAWSRVTSDSWVLQAIRGYQLELTAPPIQPSPPRAIHMPSAHLDLISTEIRELQAKKAIEEVPLDTPGFVSNLFLVPKKGGGVRPVINLRPLNAFIQYRHFKMEGIHCLRDLLLPGDWMVKLDLQDAYLTIPIASVHRNLLQFCWEGKKWRFTCLPFGLSSAPWCFTKVLKPVVAFLRLHGVRLIIYLDDILILSGTRSLLLEHLGWALHLIQNLGFLVNWKKSVLIPSQQMEFLGFRIDSVLQVLCLPTEKMSNIKREIKKLMQRPDISLRQLARNSLELLAASFAIRSLSPRGISCSILLKLDNVSAVRYINHLGGTRSRILAFLARDFWNYCLQNSVSVTAEHIPGLDNYTADWNSRYLRDSGDWKLLPKLFRRISSLWGPLSMDLFASRLNTQLPKFCSWRPDPEAVATDAFLQDWSEGRAYAFPPFNLIARCLAHLRRFKSSLVLITPCWRSQPWFPHLLEMAIDYPRLLPEHPSLLTNPDGENHPLVEQGLLRLMAWLLSGDPGRSRRFRTRLCGSWQTHGHLVHDKPMLQHGDSGPIGAWDDHWIRYQPL; from the exons ATGCGGAACTGCCAGGATAAGTTCCTTGACACCCTGGGCCCGGTCACCAAATTATACGAGCTGCTGGAATCGGCTCAGTCGACTGGGGCTCCAGTAGACTTTGAGGTGGCGTTCGGCTGGCTCCAGCGCCTGATCTGCATGATTGGCAACGCCAATACGGCCATGTCAACCGAGCGCAGGAAGGCCATCCTGCTTAAGATTGAGCCCAAGCTCGCAAACATGGCCTCTAATGAGCCCGGTGCCTCCGCAAACGGCCTTCTATTCGGAGAATCCTTTGTAAAGGACCTAGGGTCTTACGTGAAGACATTCACGGCCTtggacaaggcccaatcctccattaAGAGGGTCTTTAGcccaaaggtttttggcggggccg GGGGCAGACTGACCCAGTTCGCCCGGGCATGGTCACGTGTCACGTCAGACAGTTGGGTGTTACAGGCAATAAGGGGCTACCAACTAGAACTAACCGCTCCCCCCATTCAACCCTCTCCCCCAAGGGCGATTCACATGCCATCTGCACACTTAGATCTCATCTCTACGGAGATCAGGGAATTACAGGCCAAGAAGGCCATAGAAGAGGTCCCTCTAGACACACCGGGTTTCGTAAgcaacctttttctagtgcccaaaaagggaggcggggtgcgcccggttatcaacctgcggcccctgaatgccttcatacaatacaggcacttcaagatggagggcattcactgcctcagagacctactCCTACCCggagattggatggtcaaactagaTTTACAAGATGCTTACCTAACGATCCCAATAGCCTCGgttcacaggaacctactccagTTCTGCTGGGAAGGCAAGAAGTGGCGTTTCACATGCCTACCTTTCGGCCTATCCtccgccccgtggtgtttcacgaaggtCCTAAAACCAGTGGTGGCCTTCCTCCGATTACACGGAGTCCGCCTTAtcatctacctggacgatatcctaatactctccgggactcgatccctcttactagaacacttaggctgggccctacacctcatacagaacctaggcttccttGTAAATTGGAAGAAGTCGGTTCTGATTCCCTCtcaacaaatggaattcctcgGATTCCGTATCGACTCTGTACTACAGGTTCTCTGCCTCCCAACAGagaagatgtccaacatcaagagggaaataaagaaactgaTGCAAAGGCCGGACATATCCCTACGCCAATTGGCGCGG aactctctggaactgctggcggcctcgttcgccattcgcagtctgtctcccagaggcatctcatgctcgatcctcctcaagctggacaatgtctcagccgtaaggtacataaaccatctagggggAACCAGGTCTCGCATCCTAGCGTTTTTGGCCAGAGACTTCTGGAACTACTGCTTACAAAACAGCGTGTCCGTTaccgcggaacacatcccgggcctagacaactacaccgcggactggaactcccgctacctgagggactcgggagattggaaACTGCTTCCGAAATTATTCCGCAGAATCTCGTCCCTGTGGGGACCTTTGAGCATGGATCTGTTTGCATCCAGACTCAACACGCAACTACCGAAGTTctgcagctggagaccagacccggaGGCAGTAGCGACagacgctttcctccaagattggtccgagggcagggcctacgccttccctccgttCAATCTGATAGCTCGTTGCCTGGCGCACCTCCGGCGCTTCAAGAGCTCATTGGTACTGATAACCccgtgctggagatctcaaccttggttcccacatCTGCTGGAGATGGCAATAGACTACCCACGGCTACTGCCGGAACACCCATCACTATTGACCAACCCAGATGGGGAAAACCACCCCCTGGTGGAACAAGGCCTTCTCCGCCTCATggcgtggctcctttccggggaccctgggagatcacGGAGGTTTCGAACACGACTGTGCGGCTCctggcaaacgcatgggcaccTGGTACACGACAAGCCTATGCTGCAGCATGGAGACAGTGGGCCAATTGGTGCTTGGGACGATCATTGGATCCGGTATCAGCCCCTGTGA